A window of Salvelinus namaycush isolate Seneca unplaced genomic scaffold, SaNama_1.0 Scaffold660, whole genome shotgun sequence contains these coding sequences:
- the LOC120042366 gene encoding uncharacterized protein LOC120042366: protein PDAHSRNRLSYIVDHSASPNGTRRYPNRLRYIVDHSASPNGTRRYPNRLSYIVDYSASPNGTRRYPNRLRYIVDHSASPNGTRRYPNRLSYIVDHSASPNGTRRYPNRLSYIVDHSASPNGTRRYPNRLSYIVDYSASPNGTRRYPNRLRYIVDHSASPNGTRRYPNRLSYIVDHSASPNGTRRYPNRLSYIVDHSASPNGTRRYPNRLRYIVDHSASPNGTRRYPNRLRYIVDHSASPNGTRRYPNRLRYIVDHSASPNGTRRYPNRLRYIVDHSASPNGTRRYPNRLRYIVDYSASPNGTRRYPNRLRYIVDHSASPNGTRRYPNRLRYIVDHSASPNGTRRYPNRLSYIVDHSASPNGTRRYPNRLRYIVDHSASPNGTRRYPNRLRYIVDHSASPNGTRRYPNRLRYIVDHSASPNGTRRYPNRLRYIVDYSASPNGTRRYPNRSGRGRLLPCFQTSSF, encoded by the exons GCCCTGATGCACACAGTAGGAACAGGTTAAGTTACATAGTAGACCACAGTGCATCTCCGAATGGCACAAGGCGTTATCCAAACAGGTTACGTTACATAGTAGACCACAGTGCATCTCCGAATGGCACAAGGCGTTATCCAAACAGGTTAAGTTACATAGTAGACTACAGTGCATCTCCGAATGGCACAAGGCGTTATCCAAACAGGTTACGTTACATAGTAGACCACAGTGCATCTCCGAATGGCACAAGGCGTTATCCAAACAGGTTAAGTTACATAGTAGACCACAGTGCATCTCCGAATGGCACAAGGCGTTATCCAAACAGGTTAAGTTACATAGTAGACCACAGTGCATCTCCGAATGGCACAAGGCGTTATCCAAACAGGTTAAGTTACATAGTAGACTACAGTGCATCTCCGAATGGCACAAGGCGTTATCCAAACAGGTTACGTTACATAGTAGACCACAGTGCATCTCCGAATGGCACAAGGCGTTATCCAAACAGGTTAAGTTACATAGTAGACCACAGTGCATCTCCGAATGGCACAAGGCGTTATCCAAACAGGTTAAGTTACATAGTAGACCACAGTGCATCTCCGAATGGCACAAGGCGTTATCCAAACAGGTTACGTTACATAGTAGACCACAGTGCATCTCCGAATGGCACAAGGCGTTATCCAAACAGGTTACGTTACATAGTAGACCACAGTGCATCTCCGAATGGCACAAGGCGTTATCCAAACAGGTTACGTTACATAGTAGACCACAGTGCATCTCCGAATGGCACAAGGCGTTATCCAAACAGGTTACGTTACATAGTAGACCACAGTGCATCTCCGAATGGCACAAGGCGTTATCCAAACAGGTTACGTTACATAGTAGACTACAGTGCATCTCCGAATGGCACAAGGCGTTATCCAAACAGGTTACGTTACATAGTAGACCACAGTGCATCTCCGAATGGCACAAGGCGTTATCCAAACAGGTTACGTTACATAGTAGACCACAGTGCATCTCCGAATGGCACAAGGCGTTATCCAAACAGGTTAAGTTACATAGTAGACCACAGTGCATCTCCGAATGGCACAAGGCGTTATCCAAACAGGTTACGTTACATAGTAGACCACAGTGCATCTCCGAATGGCACAAGGCGTTATCCAAACAGGTTACGTTACATAGTAGACCACAGTGCATCTCCGAATGGCACAAGGCGTTATCCAAACAGGTTACGTTACATAGTAGACCACAGTGCATCTCCGAATGGCACAAGGCGTTATCCAAACAGGTTACGTTACATAGTAGACTACAGTGCATCTCCGAATGGCACAAGGCGTTATCCAAACAG GTCTGGACGGGGTCGATTGCTACCATGTTTCCAAACGTCGTCTTTCTAA